The Triticum aestivum cultivar Chinese Spring chromosome 4B, IWGSC CS RefSeq v2.1, whole genome shotgun sequence sequence ATTGCATTTTACTATCAAAATATCCATTAGAAACATGCACTCGTGTTGCTAGAGCATTCTCCATgtgttttcttattttttttaatttttttatttctttcgaCAGCAGCCGTAATTTCcaatgtattttttatattttcagagaTTTTTCATAAAATATATATTCTGGAGTGGGGGCAAATAATTATTTTCAGGTTTTTTTTAGCAAATTTTGAGGAGGTTGAAAATAAATGTATACTCCGTAAACTAAAAAGAGAGCAGGCCGGGGCCGGCAAACTTGCGAGCGACGCTTTCCTCTTTGCCCCTGGGCTGTCCTCCAATGGGCCACATGGGCTCTCCTCGTTTTATTCCTTCTTTGCATTCCCCTGCGAACGCTTGATTCTTAAGCACTCGTCCCCTCCTCTCCACACCCAGAAGACAGAACCCCCAAAACCCTACGAGCAAGCCGCcgcagccgccaccgccaccgcctccctgTCCGCGGCTACGATCTCCGGCCACCCTTCCCACGCGCACCCCCAGCCATGGCTGAACCTGAGGTGGCGGCCGCCGCAGCCGCGGCCATGGAGACCGAGGCCCCGGAGGCGAACCCTAGCCTGAAGAGGGAGCGGGAGGAGGGGGACGACCCCGCCGCCGGGGCTGCGgccgaggaggcggaggaggcgccggccaagaAGTCAAAGGTGGAGGAAGAGGCGAAGAAGGCGGAGGATGTCGCGGGGAACGGGGAGGAAGAGGGGGCCAAAGGAGAGGAAGGGAAGCCCGTCAAGCTGGGGCCGAAGGAGTTCGCCACGGCCGTCGACATGTTCGACTACTTCTTCGCGCTGCTCCACTCGTGGTCGCCGAACCTTGAGTTCAATAAGGTGAGGCTGTCAGTGTTAGGATTCAGCCAATCGCTTGTGCCATGCTGATGTTATTGTTATTGCGCCTCTATTGTGATCTGATATGCGTATTGCTTTTGTAGTCCAGTCCATGGTAGTCACAAGCTGGCAGGTTGATTTGATTAGTTCAGGGAGTTCGTGGTGCCTGGGCCTGGGTTAGGCAAATCATTATTTACATCTATTTGGTCCAAGTAATCTAACTAATGGTACATGATAAACGCACTCTGAAGGTTACAGATTTGCAGTTAGTCAAGGTTGGACGAACTGGTTGTAAGTTGGATCGAATCTTATGCCATGCTTAGACCTCCCAGCTTCCTGATTTGGCCCATTACCTGTTTAGAGGTTTAGTTTTTTACTTTCTAACGCAATTAGGTATCCTGAAATGTTAGTTTAGCAACCTATTGGTTTGATTTGATTGATTTCAGTGTTCTAGTATACTTGAATTAAGCAAGGTTGATCTTCTACTTCCCATTACGTGTGTTTATTATAAAAATGTAAATTATCATATACAGTGTTAGATTAAACACCTGGTAATTAATGTCTTCTTTCTTTTGCTGTACTGTTTAGGTTTCCATATGAGTTTTATCATTCAGTGGTTTGTGGTTGCTTTCGGTGCATGTGTTGATTTATTTTCATGGTGCTCTGCCCCAAGTATGTGTCAATAGTTTGTCTTTAGTGTTCATGGTCAGCATTAATATCATAATCACAAGTAGATCCAGTCAAGGCATTGAAACTTTTGGTTCCATCTGAGTTTTGCTAATGAGTGTATATGTGGTTGTTTTTTGTACATATGTTGATCTGTTTTCATGGTGCTCTGCCTGAAATGTATGTAAATAGTGTGTCTTTAGCGTTCATGGTCAGCGTTGATACCACAATCACAAGGAGATCCGATCAAACTTCTGGTTCCATATGAGTTTTGTACTTTTGTTAACGAGTGTTAGGGATGCACGGCGGCGCCCGAACCCGTCCCGCTTCGTATGCAAATTAGAAAATGTTAGTCCTAGCTAGGCTGTGATGCTGCTAGGCAAAGTTGTATTAATTCAGCACTTTGGCGGGTCTATGCGGGATGCCGCTCTGCACCCCTAACGAGTGTGTATGTGGTTGTTTTTGGTGCATATGTTCTATTTTTCATGGTGCTCTGCCTGAAATGTATGTAGATAGTTTGTCTTTAGCATTCATGGTTAGCGTTGATATCACAATAACAAGCAGATCCTGTGAGGACATTAAAACTCATTTGTTTTCTCGTTCCATCAGAGTTTTGTTATTGGTTGGTTATCTATTTTTTtctggctgccctcccctcacaaATGCACACACAATGTTGAGTGTTCTGCTCCAAAATATTTTAGTCATTTGAATTTAGTATTGCTGTCAATCAGGAGATATAGGGTGTAAGCTTTGTTGTTTTGAACTTTTGATCTGATCTTGCAAATTAAGGATTCGGTGTGTTTTGAACTTTTGATCCGGTCTTGCAAATTAAGGATTTGGTGTTAATATTGACTTTGTAAAACCATGGTGTGAATATTGTCAACTTCCCTTCGAGTTTGCAGTTTCTATGGGGTTATCTGGTTATGCAATATCGCGGAAGTAACCTTTTGCCCTTTCTGTTGGGCAGTACTAGACTTATGAAATCTCTGTAGTACTTTGTATGTAAAAACTCTTATATCTTGAGGATGGTATGGTTGAAATGATTTCAACCCATCTTCTATTGCATTGGTGTAAAGTTTGTATTGGCTGGCCCAGATCATCATGCATATATTCCTTTATCATATGATTGATATATTGACCACATTTTAGGATCATGTTAGTTGATGCTTTTGAGTTGCGTCTGATGTACTGTATGCCCTTCATGCTTTAGTTCTTATCCAGATGAAAGTTTGTTATTGTCATCTGAGCTGTGAAATAATGTAGGATTATGTTAGTTGATGCTTTTGTGTTGCCTCCATTGTACTGTACGCCCTTCAACCTTAGTTCTTATTATCCAGATGAAAGTTCGTTATTGCCATCTTCATTCTGACACAGAGTGCTAACTTGAATATTACCTTTTACAGTACGAGCAGATGGTGTTGGAGGACCTGGTGAAGAAAGGCCACGCTGAGCCCACCAAGAAGATTGGATCAGGCGTGGAGGCCTTTGAGATCCGCAACCACCCGGTGTGGCAGAGCCGCTGTTTCTTCATCCGCAGGGTCGATGGGTCCGCTGATGATTTCAGCTTCCGCAAGTGCGTCGACAACATACTCCCTCTCCCCGAGGACCTGAAGGCTGGCAACAAGAATTCAAACGGCAAGAAGGGTCACCACCACAAGAACGGCGGTGGtagaggaggacgaggcggcggcggcggccgtggtggAGGTGGCTTCCGTGGCGGTCGAGGCCGCGGCAGGCGGGGCAACTAGGAACCAATAATATTCCCCACAATTTTGGTTGCCCAGTGCCAATCCTTGCAGTTGAGGCATTTATCATGAGCTATGCGTGTTTGTTTGCCTGTCCTAGAGACCTGTTATCCACCTATATGTACTACTGTGCGACTGATATATGATGATCCTTGGATGCTTTGCCATCATGTTGTTTCCCACTTTCTGTTATTCGGTTATCACTCGAGCTTGGCGTGAGTTGGGCCAGTCAGTCAAAACTGCTAGAAAGAGTTACAGTTTTGTTAATCTGATTGGATTTTCGTCTTGCCCAGCATGCAAAAGTGACCTGATGAGGAGCGAAGGAATATTCCCCGTAGCGCCCGGCCGATGCTGGTCTTTTTACGACGGCGAGGCGACGATCTACTCTAGTGGCAAATTTAACAATTTTGACATGTGGATGAAATCATTTCATAAAATGAACTGCTCCTAAAAAAATTCACTCAGTTGACTTTTTAAGTGTCGCCCGACATGAAGGCGCCACACTGCATGTCTGGCGAGCGTCGCACCCTGAACTGCATAAAAATTACTAAGTCAATGTGCACAAGTGGTTGTTCAACGCCTAGAAGTTAGGCGCCACACTGTAGTGTGGCGTCTAACTCTCAGGCGCTGCGCATTGACTTAGTAATTCTCagatcacacgggtgcgacgctggctAGGGTGCAACGCCTGTTATTCAGgcgctgcacagtgtagtgtggcgccttcgtatCGGGCGTCACTAAAAAAGGTCAGCTGAGTGAATTTTTTTTAAAGACAGTTTATTTTGTAAAATGATTTCATTCATAGgttaaatttgtcaaatttgccaatGATGATTCCGTGTGGGTGATCACCGGAATTGACCGCTGGGTGGCCGCTTTCTCCGTCCGGGAAGGAAAAAAGAAGTGGATACTTTCTTGGCCACTTGTGGGCATATTTATCCGGTTATGCACGCTGTCCGTTTGTCTGTCGATTGCCGGCTTGTTCAGCCGCCACTAGGCTACGTGTCGGGCGAATGGCTAGCACTGTTGTTGCTGGATTCTTGGAATTTTTGTCGAAAGAGACCACCTGCCGGATGAAATTGTCAAAAAAAATCCCCTCCGAATGAAAATGACAAAAAAGACCCTCTCAACCGTGACGGCAGACGCGCCAGatgacacgtggcacctgccgccatggcaccaggcgGCAGCCCCTGCCGCCACAGCGCCAGGCGGCAGGCTCGGCATAACGGCAAAAGGCTGTCACGACGGAACGGGCTGGCGATGCTGGTCCCGGCCGCCTCAGGGGCTGGCGGCAGGACTGTGCCGCTGGGCCCGACCGCCTCTCTGGCTGGCGGCAGGTCTCTACATGCGCGCTGCAGTCCGGCTCGTCGTGAGTTTATGCTTATAGATACTAACAACCACACATCGAtcataggagtaggagtaggagtaggatGAAATGAATTCCCGACTGTGTAGACGCTTGATGAGTTTATGCTTAGAGATACTAACAACCACACATCGATCATGTACGAGTAGGATGAAATGAATCCCTGACTGTGTTTTACTACTAACACATGTAGACGCATGCAGAGACCTGTCGATTAATCATTGCTTTTTCTACAAAAGAAACCTGCCGCCAGCCAGAGAGGCGGCCAGTCCGAGCGGCACAGTCCTGCCGCCAGCCCCTGAGGCGGCAGGGGCCCACATCGCCGGCCCGTTCCGTCACGCCAGCCTTTTTGCCGTTATGCCGAGCCTGCCACCTGGcgccgtggcggcaggtgccatgtGTCGCCCGACGCGCCTGCCGCCACGGCTGAGGGGGTCCTTTTTGTCATTTTCATTCGGAGGGGGTCTTTTTTGACAATTCCCTTTAATAGGTGGTCTTTTTTGACAAAAAATCGGATTCTTGGCGGTAGCTTTTCGCTCCATGGCCCATGGGAATTTCCTTTACATGCCGTCCACACCCCCAACACCTAGTTTTTCTTTCAAATACAGTGTCAAGTCATTCCAACAAACACCTCCTGGACGTACCACCATGCCAGATTCGAGCATGCCGGTGACGGTTCCAGACCACCCCGtccttcctcctccgccatggCCGTCGGTGGCGTCGGCGTTTTGCTTTGCGTGGAGGACGGCACGTCGAGCAGCACGAGCGCCACGAATCCCGGCCGCAAACTCGCCCGCCATgctcccccccccccgggcctcGGAGTTGCTCGCCCCGTCCCGTCCACGCCCGGAGTCTATCGCCCTCGCCCCGTCCACGCCCGGCCAGGAGCTCCACCTCGCTCGTGAAGAAGGCGTAGCTGGTGGAGAAGGAAgcggtggaggaggacgacgggaAGAGGTTGGACAAGCTGGtgctcctcgccggcgccgccggtgTCTTGCTCGCGGAGGAAGGCTTGAGGAAGGAACGCAGGGGGGTGGCGCGGGCGGCAACCAGCCAGCGCTCGATGCCCTTGTCGGCGGCCTCCATCCCGCGGGCCAGCTGCGCAGTGCGGTAGACGTTCCAGTGCGGGGCGGCGACGGCACGGCGCGCGAGGTCGAGCGCCCCTGAGCTGCATGGCGAGCTCGCACAGCTCAGCGTTGCTTCGAAGCGCGTGGCGGCCGTTCTGCTgcacgaggggcggcggcggctcgacgtTCCGGCGCAGGCGCTCGGCGGTGGAGCGGCACAGGAAGGTGTCCTGCACCGCCCACAGCAGCTCATGCACGGCGTCCCTGGCCAGCTCCTCGAACAGGACTTCTCCATGGTCGCAGGCGCTCGGCGGTGGAGCGGCACAGGAAAAGAGAGGACATAGGGTGAGGGCACGTGGGTGGGGCCCAAATAaaaagagaggagagagggaggtggGAGGCTGAGGGTGGGCCAGCAGCGAGAAAAGGAGCCGCCGGCACGCCCAGCTGCCCCCAGGGGGCTGGGTTTGGGGTGGGATTGCCGGCGTCATTTTTTTTCAAATCCGGCGAAAAGTGACGCTTTGCGGACGCGTGTGGGAGAATTTTTTGCCGTCGGTGTTAATAAAGTGGCCTGGAGGCGTTCCTCGAGGTGCGGGTGGAGATGCTCTCATCAACGTGTAGCAGCCTTTGACAACGGTGATTGTTGGTGAAACCTTGTGCGCATGGGAAGAAATAATATGCCCGTgtagtgatctaaaacgtcttTTATTACTTTGCAGAGAAAGTATATCCTATTCCAATCAGATCGTAGCAACTGGGTTTGCTCGGTGACGTGCGTGCTTTAGGTAGAAAAAAGAAGTCTAGAACTCTTGATGCGCACGAACGGGGTGCGTCCGTGTgtcgttgtgtgtgtgtgtgtggataagATCATAAGATCCACATCCAACTGCTGCCATTGGTCTTTTCTGCTGAAATCAGCGTACGCCGCTGTCACCGTCTGGCTCGCGGAGCCCTGGAAGCGTGACGGCGTCGCTACACAAAATAGCTCCAGCAACCCAGTTAGCTCGTCATCCTCCGTGTGTTCTTAGATACAGTACGAGATTGCGAGGACAACAAGCCCATATTCGTTTttcctatgcacaatcaaacacccGTATAATCTTGTAGGATTCAAGAGACAGGCCACTTTAATCCTATGTTTTTTCTATTCCTGCCTTTTCAAAattctacgaatcaaagaggccctatatatttagattcaaaggattttcataagATTTTTAAAGTATTAGAGTCCTTGCGAATTTTCTCCGCATTGATAGTTTGATTCGTATGATTAAATCCCATAGATTTTTTCCCCACAGATTCATTTGTAATACATTACATAGGAATTCTAGCATCCGctccaacctcttgaaagaaatcctttaTTTTTCCTATGATACattcaaacaaactcaaatcctgcAGGAATCCAATGGGCATGTCATCTCCCGTGTTTTTACTATCCCGCGAATCAAAGAGGCCTGACTTTTGCCCAAAGGGTTGATTAGATGTTCGTCCTTTTTTTTTGCGATGAATTGGATGTTCGTCTTACGATGCACGCCAAGTCGATTTGCATGCTTGCCCACAAAAAAAAGTCGATTTGCATGCAATTTAATCTCTTGAAACTTGCAAGCTTCCCTATCCATGAGAAAAGttatttttagaagtttttttaCAATATTCACAAAGAGAAGTGGAAGGACAACTAGCAACATGATGTATCACCACACATAATCTTTGGCCTTTATGAGTATAGGACTTAGCACTCATCTCGTACCATATTATTATTTTTCGGTACAAGACAACAATATGTTTATAAGAAAGCATGTCTGCATTGTAACTGATGATCAATACCACACCACAAAGCTAAACAAATCCACTCTCTCACGAAACTATCTAAACACACCACCCCGGCGGCTCGAATGTGAGTCACGAGGGTTGAGACGGTTCGTTGATGCTCCACGTTCCGAAAGACCCTTGCATTGGTTGTTTCTAGAGATTATCCGTAATGAGAATGACCATTGAATCAAAACCTCTCATGAtacatttccaaaaaaaaaaaactctCCTGATTCTCTTCGTAGAGGTTCTCTTGACCTTAGACACCACTCCTCAAGGCAGACACTCGTCCTTGGGACCACAACCTAAATCTGAAGCTCCATGAAGCATTTGCACCAAATCTCTCTCGCATTCACATATTGCATAAGTATGTGACACATCTTGTCCTTCTCCTGACTGCAAATAAAGCAAGGCAAAGTGCTctgttgcaagataaatatatttaAAGTATAGTAAAGAAAGACAATA is a genomic window containing:
- the LOC123093434 gene encoding protein EMBRYO DEFECTIVE 514, encoding MAEPEVAAAAAAAMETEAPEANPSLKREREEGDDPAAGAAAEEAEEAPAKKSKVEEEAKKAEDVAGNGEEEGAKGEEGKPVKLGPKEFATAVDMFDYFFALLHSWSPNLEFNKYEQMVLEDLVKKGHAEPTKKIGSGVEAFEIRNHPVWQSRCFFIRRVDGSADDFSFRKCVDNILPLPEDLKAGNKNSNGKKGHHHKNGGGRGGRGGGGGRGGGGFRGGRGRGRRGN